The Carassius gibelio isolate Cgi1373 ecotype wild population from Czech Republic chromosome B12, carGib1.2-hapl.c, whole genome shotgun sequence genome has a segment encoding these proteins:
- the LOC127968702 gene encoding collagen alpha-1(I) chain gives MFSFVDIRLGLLLSAAVLVVRGQGEDDSSFGSCTLDGQNYNDRDVWKPEPCQICVCDSGTVMCDEVICEDTSGCDNPEIPEGECCPICPDDADYVTEGPGEIGPPGDPGPPGPPGRDGIPGQNGLPGPPGPPGTPGLGGGSFLSQMAYASEKSSGPPVPGLPGPPGPRGPPGPAGSSGPAGFTGPPGEPGEPGAPGPMGSRGPLGPPGKNGEDGEAGKSGRPGERGAAGPQGARGFPGTPGLPGIKGHRGFSGLDGAKGDTGPAGPKGEPGVHGESGAAGVMGARGLPGERGRPGPPGPSGARGNDGQPGAAGPPGPTGPSGAPGFPGGAGAKGESGPAGGRGSEGPQGARGEPGNPGPAGAAGPAGAPGADGSPGGKGSPGAAGISGAPGFPGSRGPAGPPGPSGAPGPKGNNGDPGPQGSKGDSGPKGEPGPVGPQGLAGPAGEEGKRGARGEPGGAGPVGPPGGRGAPGNRGLPGSDGAPGPGGGPGERGANGPMGPQGATGESGRPGEAGLPGSKGMTGAPGSPGPDGKAGPSGAPGQDGRPGPPGPSGSRGAPGVMGFPGPKGADGEAGKTGERGVAGPPGALGAPGKDGDTGSPGAPGPAGPSGEKGEQGPAGSPGFQGLPGTQGATGESGKPGDQGAPGEAGPHGPSGPRGDRGFPGERGSNGPAGPTGPRGAPGSPGNEGAKGEPGAAGAPGGVGPAGMQGMPGERGSGGMPGARGDRGDGGPKGPDGAPGKDGLRGMTGPIGPSGPSGVPGEKGEPGSIGPQGMTGPRGSPGERGELGPPGPAGFAGPPGANGQPGAKGQSGDSGPKGDAGAPGPTGPVGAAGPQGPAGATGSKGARGGAGPPGATGFPGAAGRVGPPGPSGVAGPPGPLGAPGKEGPRGARGDRGPAGRPGEAGASGPPGPSGEKGGIGPDGPAGAPGLPGPPGVIGTRGIVGLPGQRGERGFGGLPGPSGEPGKQGPSGLVGERGPPGPMGPPGLGGAPGEAGREGNPGHDGAPGRDGPPGPKGDRGENGNSGPPGAPGAPGAPGPMGPSGKTGDRGEAGPAGSAGPAGPAGARGALGPAGPRGDKGEAGEAGERGMKGHRGFTGMAGVPGPPGAPGDQGPAGPSGPAGPRGPSGSNGMPGKDGMNGVPGPVGPPGPRGRSGEMGAAGAPGLPGPPGPPGPPGIGEQFHHMPLGEKGPDPLRGGYRADDASVRDRDTEVDTSLKTLSQKIENIRSPEGTKTNPVRMCRDVRMSHPDWKSGSYWVDPNEGSPLDAIKVFCNMETGETCVNPSQNTVPMKNWYTSKNIREKKHVWFGESMPNGFQFQYGSEGSDPEDVSIQLTFMRLMSNEASQNITYHCKNSIAYMDQTTGNLKKALLLQGSNDIEIRAEGNSRFTYRVSEDGCTSHTGTWGKTVIDYKTTKTSRLPIIDIAPMDIGAPDQEFGVEVGPVCFL, from the exons ATGTTCAGCTTTGTGGATATCCGGTTAGGGCTGCTGCTGTCCGCGGCGGTCCTCGTGGTGAGAGGACAAGGAGAGGATGATA GCTCATTCGGTAGCTGTACATTGGACGGTCAGAATTACAACGACAGGGATGTGTGGAAACCTGAGCCCTGCCAGATCTGCGTGTGCGACAGCGGGACAGTGATGTGTGACGAGGTGATCTGTGAGGACACATCAGGCTGTGACAATCCAGAGATCCCCGAGGGAGAATGCTGCCCCATCTGCCCCGACG ATGCAGACTATGTGACTGAG GGTCCTGGTGAGATTGGTCCACCTGGAGATCCA GGTCCTCCTGGGCCTCCTGGCAGAGACGGTATTCCTGGACAGAACGGACTCCCTGGACCTCCTGGTCCTCCTGGAACCCCTGGCCTCGGCGGCGGA TCTTTCCTCTCCCAGATGGCTTACGCCAGTGAGAAATCCAGCGGCCCCCCGGTCCCCGGACTCCCA GGCCCCCCGGGTCCCCGTGGCCCCCCTGGACCTGCAGGTTCATCT GGCCCTGCGGGATTCACCGGACCCCCAGGTGAGCCTGGAGAGCCTGGTGCTCCT GGCCCGATGGGTTCTCGCGGTCCCCTCGGTCCTCCTGGAAAGAATGGAGAGGAT GGTGAAGCTGGTAAATCCGGGCGTCCTGGAGAGCGTGGAGCCGCCGGGCCCCAG GGTGCTCGTGGATTCCCAGGAACGCCTGGACTCCCCGGCATCAAGGGACACAGA GGTTTCTCTGGTCTAGATGGAGCTAAGGGAGACACTGGACCTGCTGGACCCAAG GGAGAGCCCGGTGTTCACGGTGAGAGCGGTGCTGCTGGAGTCATG GGAGCTCGTGGTTTGCCCGGTGAGAGAGGTCGCCCTGGTCCTCCCGGCCCTTCT GGAGCACGTGGTAATGATGGACAACCTGGTGCTGCCGGACCTCCT GGACCCACTGGTCCTTCTGGTGCTCCTGGATTCCCTGGTGGTGCTGGTGCTAag GGAGAGAGCGGTCCTGCTGGAGGTCGTGGTTCAGAAGGACCCCAAGGAGCCCGTGGAGAGCCGGGTAACCCTGGACCTGCTGGAGCTGCTGGTCCTGCT GGAGCTCCTGGTGCGGATGGTTCTCCTGGTGGCAAAGGATCTCCT GGTGCCGCTGGTATTAGTGGTGCTCCTGGGTTCCCAGGATCTCGTGGACCTGCGGGACCCCCTGGTCCTTCTGGTGCTCCTGGCCCCAAGGGAAACAAT GGTGATCCAGGACCCCAAGGCTCTAAGGGAGATTCGGGTCCTAAGGGAGAACCT GGCCCAGTTGGACCGCAGGGTTTGGCCGGACCTGCTGGTGAAGAAGGGAAGCGAGGAGCTCGTGGTGAGCCGGGTGGAGCTGGACCTGTCGGACCCCCCGGAGGCCGT GGTGCTCCTGGAAACCGAGGTCTTCCTGGCAGTGATGGAGCTCCTGGACCCGGG GGAGGCCCTGGAGAGCGTGGAGCCAACGGACCGATGGGACCCCAAGGAGCCACCGGAGAGTCTGGTCGCCCAGGAGAGGCAGGATTGCCTGGATCCAAG GGTATGACTGGTGCCCCTGGGAGCCCTGGACCTGATGGCAAAGCTGGACCCTCT GGTGCACCTGGACAAGACGGCCGTCCTGGACCCCCTGGACCGTCTGGATCCCGTGGTGCTCCTGGTGTGATGGGATTCCCTGGACCAAAGGGAGCTGAT GGAGAGGCTGGTAAGACCGGTGAGAGAGGAGTCGCTGGACCTCCTGGTGCTTTG GGCGCTCCTGGCAAGGATGGAGATACTGGTTCTCCTGGTGCTCCTGGACCTGCT GGCCCGTCTGGAGAGAAAGGAGAGCAGGGTCCTGCAGGTTCTCCTGGATTCCAG GGTCTGCCAGGTACACAGGGTGCGACCGGAGAGTCGGGCAAACCTGGAGATCAG GGTGCTCCAGGTGAAGCTGGTCCTCATGGTCCTTCTGGTCCAAGA GGTGATAGAGGTTTCCCCGGAGAGCGAGGAAGTAATGGACCTGCTGGCCCCACCGGTCCTCGAGGGGCCCCGGGTTCTCCTGGTAATGAGGGTGCTAAG ggtgAGCCTGGAGCCGCTGGGGCCCCTGGTGGTGTGGGGCCCGCTGGGATGCAGGGCATGCCTGGAGAGCGCGGCTCCGGAGGGATGCCTGGGGCCAGAGGAGACAGA GGTGATGGAGGACCCAAGGGTCCTGATGGAGCTCCTGGTAAGGATGGCCTGCGTGGAATGACCGGCCCTATTGGACCTTCTGGACCTTCTGGTGTTCCTGGTGAGAAG GGAGAGCCTGGTTCTATTGGACCTCAAGGAATGACTGGTCCTCGTGGATCCCCT ggAGAGCGTGGAGAGCTCGGTCCTCCTGGACCTGCTGGTTTTGCTGGACCTCCT GGTGCTAACGGACAGCCTGGAGCTAAGGGTCAGAGCGGTGACTCCGGACCCAAGGGTGATGCTGGGGCTCCTGGACCCACTGGACCGGTCGGAGCCGCTGGCCCTCAG GGACCTGCTGGAGCTACTGGATCTAAGGGTGCTCGAGGCGGTGCTGGACCTCCC ggTGCTACTGGTTTCCCTGGTGCTGCCGGTCGGGTCGGACCTCCAGGTCCTTCT GGTGTTGCTGGACCCCCAGGGCCCCTCGGTGCTCCTGGTAAAGAAGGGCCGAGGGGAGCCCGTGGTGATCGAGGTCCAGCAGGTCGCCCTGGAGAAGCCGGAGCCTCTGGACCCCCAGGACCCTCCGGAGAGAAGGGTGGCATCGGCCCCGATGGCCCTGCT GGCGCCCCTGGTCTTCCTGGACCCCCTGGTGTTATTGGAACTCGTGGAATCGTCGGTCTTCCTGGACAAAGAGGAGAGAGAGGATTCGGAGGTCTCCCCGGACCTTCT GGAGAGCCAGGGAAGCAGGGGCCCTCGGGGCTTGTTGGAGAGCGGGGGCCTCCGGGACCCATGGGTCCTCCTGGACTGGGTGGAGCTCCAGGTGAAGCTGGTCGTGAG GGTAACCCTGGACATGATGGTGCTCCTGGCCGTGACGGTCCTCCTGGACCGAAG GGAGACCGCGGTGAGAATGGCAACTCCGGTCCTCCTGGGGCCCCTGGTGCTCCTGGAGCTCCCGGCCCCATGGGTCCATCGGGCAAGACTGGAGATCGTGGAGAGGCT GGTCCCGCTGGTTCTGCTGGTCCTGCCGGTCCTGCTGGTGCTCGTGGTGCTCTA GGTCCAGCTGGTCCTCGAGGAGATAAGGGTGAGGCTGGAGAGGCCGGAGAGCGAGGCATGAAGGGACACCGCGGCTTCACTGGAATGGCTGGAGTTCCTGGACCCCCT GGCGCCCCTGGTGACCAAGGACCCGCCGGACCATCTGGCCCTGCTGGACCTCGT GGACCTTCTGGCTCCAATGGCATGCCTGGCAAGGATGGTATGAATGGTGTGCCTGGACCTGTTGGACCTCCTGGACCCCGAGGTCGCTCTGGAGAAATGGGAGCTGCT GGTGCTCCTGGTCTCCCCGGACCCCCAGGGCCTCCTGGCCCCCCAGGCATCGGCGAGCAGTTCCACCACATGCCTCTGGGAGAGAAGGGTCCAGATCCTCTGCGTGGAGGCTACAGAGCCGACGACGCCAGCGTTCGTGACCGCGACACCGAGGTGGACACCAGCCTAAAAACTCTGAGCCAGAAGATCGAGAACATCCGCAGCCCCGAGGGAACCAAGACCAACCCTGTCCGCATGTGCCGTGACGTGAGGATGAGCCATCCAGACTGGAAGAGCG GTTCCTACTGGGTGGATCCCAACGAGGGCTCTCCTCTGGATGCCATCAAAGTCTTCTGCAACATGGAGACCGGTGAGACCTGCGTCAACCCATCTCAGAACACCGTTCCCATGAAGAACTGGTACACCAGCAAGAACATCAGAGAGAAGAAGCACGTGTGGTTCGGAGAGTCCATGCCCAATGGCTTCCAG TTCCAGTATGGCAGCGAGGGCTCTGATCCTGAGGATGTTAGCATCCAGCTGACCTTCATGCGTCTGATGTCCAACGAGGCTTCTCAGAACATCACCTACCACTGCAAGAACAGCATCGCCTACATGGACCAGACCACAGGGAACCTGAAGAAGGCTCTGCTGCTGCAGGGCTCCAACGACATCGAGATCAGAGCAGAGGGCAACAGCCGCTTCACATACAGAGTCAGCGAGGACGGCTGCACG TCACACACTGGCACATGGGGCAAGACAGTCATTGACTATAAGACAACGAAAACATCTCGTCTGCCGATCATTGATATCGCTCCTATGGACATTGGTGCTCCCGATCAGGAATTCGGTGTAGAAGTTGGCCCAGTCTGCttcttgtaa